A segment of the Pirellulales bacterium genome:
GATCTCGCCGCGGGGCGCACCATCGCCACGCTCGAATTTGAGACCGGCGTCGAGGAGATTTTTGACGTGCAGGTCCTGCCCGAAACCCGCTGCCCGGCGATCTGCGGTCCCCGCCCCGACCAGGATGGCGCGCAGGACATGTGGGTGGTGCCGCAGGGGAAATAGCGTCTCGGACCAAAGTATTGGTTGGATACAATCACGGTCATATGTGGTCGTTGGGCTGAAATAGCCGATATGTTTTGTAGCCACCGCCAATATTAAAGGCGGAAAATCCATTCTGCAGCAGCACCCTGGTGGCTATGTAGCCACGTTGGCCCACCTGGCAATAAGCGGCGATTTTTTTGTCACGGGGGAGTTCGTGTAATCGCGACCGCAGGTCATCCACGGGAATATTGACAGCGCCGGGCAGATGCCCCGCGGCAAATTCGTGCGCCGTGCGCACATCCAACAAATACGGTTGTTCCACGACGGGAAGGGCCAAAACGTCCTCGACATTGAGTTGCGGATGTTCCCCCCGCAGCAGTCCTCCCGCGACAAAGCCAGCCATGTTGATTGGATCCTTGGCCGAGCCAAATTGCGGGGCATAGGCCAACTCCAGTTCTTCCAGGTCAAAAACGGTCATACCCGCTTGGATGGCCACGGACAGCACGTCGATCCGCTTATCGACACCGGCCCCGCCGACGGCTTGCGCCCCCAAAATCTTTCCCGCCGGATCGAACAATAACTTTAGCGTCATGGCTTCCGCGCCCGGATAGTATCCGGCGTGATGTGTCGGGTGCACATAAACTTTATGATAAGGCCGATTCGTTCTACGCAGAATTTTTTCCGATGCACCGGTGATCGCCGCGACACGGTCAAAAAAGCCGACGATCGCCGTCCCCTGCGTTCCGCGATAGCGGACTTTTCGCCCAAAGATATTGTCGGCGGCAATGCGGCCTTGACGATTGGCGGGACCCGCCAACGGCACCTGGGCCGGATCACCGGTGACGGCGTCCCGTGTTTCGATGGCGTCGCCTACGGCGTAAATATCCGGGTCGCTTGTCCGCAGATATTCGTCAACCTGAATGCCACCCCGGGGACCAACAAGCAGTCCCGCATCCACGGCCAGCGTGTTTTCAGGCCGCACCCCGACCCCCAGGATGACCAACTGGGCCGGCAATCGCTGGCCGGACTTTAGCCGAACAGCTAGTCCCTGGGGATCTTCCTCAAATGCGTCAGCCGCTTGGCCCAGCAACAGCGTCACCCCCCGCGCCGACAGCTCTTCAGTAATCGGCTGTGTCATTTCCCGGTCAAAGGGGGGCAGGACTTGATCCTGTAACTCGACCACGGTGGTGGAGATGCCCCGTTTAACAAAATTTTCAACCAACTCCAAACCAATAAAACCAGCTCCCACCACGACGGCTTGCGCGACACCCTGCTCGATTCGCCCCTTGATGTGATCCACGTCTTGCAAATTTCGCAAGGTAAAGATTCCCGGTAAATCAATACCCGGGATCGGAGGACGCAAGGGAGCCGCGCCGGGGGCGAGGATCAGTTTATCATAGGTTTCCTCGTATTCGCGGTTTGTGGCCAGGTCCTGGACACGGATTTTTTTGTGGAGACGGTCAATAGCCACAACCGTTGACCGCGTGCGCACGTCGATTTGAAAACGATCGCGCATGCGCCCCGGCGTGGTGACGAGCAGTTTTTCCCGCTGGGCGATCTCGCCCCCCAGATAGTAGGGGAGGCCGCAATTGGCGAAGGAGACATCCGGCCCCCGTTCGAACACGATAATTTGCGCGTCTTCGGATAAACGTCGGGCGCGGGCGGCCGCGGATGCGCCTCCGGCGACACCGCCAACAATGAGCAGTTTCATGAGCACACCTCCTGATTGCCGCAAGCGCGGCCGACAGACCCGGATACTTGATTCCACGGCATGCGGGCCAGGATCATCCCCATGCCGCAGGTAT
Coding sequences within it:
- a CDS encoding FAD-dependent oxidoreductase, whose product is MKLLIVGGVAGGASAAARARRLSEDAQIIVFERGPDVSFANCGLPYYLGGEIAQREKLLVTTPGRMRDRFQIDVRTRSTVVAIDRLHKKIRVQDLATNREYEETYDKLILAPGAAPLRPPIPGIDLPGIFTLRNLQDVDHIKGRIEQGVAQAVVVGAGFIGLELVENFVKRGISTTVVELQDQVLPPFDREMTQPITEELSARGVTLLLGQAADAFEEDPQGLAVRLKSGQRLPAQLVILGVGVRPENTLAVDAGLLVGPRGGIQVDEYLRTSDPDIYAVGDAIETRDAVTGDPAQVPLAGPANRQGRIAADNIFGRKVRYRGTQGTAIVGFFDRVAAITGASEKILRRTNRPYHKVYVHPTHHAGYYPGAEAMTLKLLFDPAGKILGAQAVGGAGVDKRIDVLSVAIQAGMTVFDLEELELAYAPQFGSAKDPINMAGFVAGGLLRGEHPQLNVEDVLALPVVEQPYLLDVRTAHEFAAGHLPGAVNIPVDDLRSRLHELPRDKKIAAYCQVGQRGYIATRVLLQNGFSAFNIGGGYKTYRLFQPNDHI